In Rhodanobacteraceae bacterium, the following proteins share a genomic window:
- a CDS encoding diguanylate cyclase, which yields MDTGAAWAADGRAWLHARALAWRALVALLLLQAAALHAEEWSGQPSLARFVPADTEAQPYSFAVLALPGGEVFIGNADGLLRYYGKRWQRIDVPGAGTVRSLALGKDGRIYVGGYQNFGVLERAADGRYGFVSLERKFFPDAAEGAPLGEIWDTIAVDDGVWFATGLKLFFVGYDGSQRTLDLPSHLLAMFQPGGRPVVALRDRQLFTLDTGELVPWLRAAGRVRGLVRQGPEQYWLLTDNGQLYHIDGKVAARRRHPAEASLYSSNPYVMTPIPDGGYAVGTLSGDIVRFNADFTAFHTWPTGTAPVIALGVDRENHLWAATEADIVRLSLSAAWSLIDRSHGLRGPVTHAAEHDGRLYVATSVGLHGAMREASGGTRLEVVGLAQTEVNHLLSTPAGMLVAAREGVYLWRDKVLRAVTSETLAWRLVPSKVVPDRIYVVEDAGMRVLDRQGDAFIPGQRFSDPSFRFDEIAEEPDGSLWIDRLLADPVRLAMQADGRTLGEPEPFDLGGRRKPDESAAVLKLDGKVMVAAEAMLLAWDGRALVPQPDHALVKAGLAPTADLRVRTCGDGSVFAFNGRRLLRRDANPAQPFVELKPMDGGTRGIIDLSCGGIDGRAWIGTWSGVVRFDPRAPRAEPARAGPTMERVSLELADGSTRMLPLQPAASELPLFRQLRFEYASPTISGTLRYQSRLEGQESQWVESGAEGRREFSALPPGDYEFQARVLDEAGVAGPVLSYPVRVAAAWYQTPWALLGAVALLVIVFMLLLRWRSRTLERRNEELEAQVSERTEALAQRTNELELANRRLSELADVDGLTGVANRRKLEFEMDGAWAASRAADAHLALLLIDVDHFKQFNDTYGHLVGDERLRAIAERLSGWVGPGELLARYGGEEFVLLMPGSSVDVARERAEAIRRDARHVGRDGERSSVSIGVAERLKHKPGDTAQLFEFADLALYRAKNAGRDRVEVYTD from the coding sequence TTGGATACCGGGGCGGCGTGGGCCGCAGACGGGCGCGCATGGCTGCACGCCCGTGCGCTGGCCTGGCGCGCGCTGGTCGCACTCCTGTTGCTCCAGGCCGCCGCACTGCACGCCGAGGAATGGTCCGGCCAGCCCAGCCTTGCGCGCTTCGTGCCGGCGGATACCGAGGCCCAGCCCTACAGCTTTGCGGTGCTCGCGCTCCCCGGCGGCGAGGTCTTCATCGGCAACGCAGATGGCCTGCTGCGCTATTACGGCAAGCGCTGGCAGCGCATCGACGTGCCTGGCGCCGGCACCGTGCGCTCGCTCGCATTGGGCAAGGACGGGCGCATCTATGTCGGCGGCTACCAGAATTTCGGCGTGCTCGAGCGTGCTGCCGATGGTCGTTACGGATTTGTCAGCCTCGAGCGCAAGTTCTTTCCGGACGCCGCCGAGGGGGCGCCGCTCGGCGAGATCTGGGACACCATCGCGGTCGATGACGGAGTCTGGTTCGCCACCGGCCTGAAACTGTTCTTCGTCGGTTACGACGGCAGCCAGCGCACGCTCGACCTGCCCTCGCACCTGCTGGCGATGTTCCAGCCGGGCGGACGCCCGGTGGTGGCCTTGCGCGACCGGCAACTGTTCACGCTCGACACCGGCGAACTGGTGCCGTGGCTGCGCGCAGCAGGCCGCGTGCGCGGGCTGGTGCGCCAGGGGCCAGAGCAGTACTGGTTGCTGACCGACAACGGCCAGCTTTATCACATCGATGGCAAGGTCGCGGCGCGCCGCCGCCATCCGGCGGAAGCCTCGCTGTATTCCAGCAATCCCTATGTGATGACGCCGATTCCCGATGGCGGCTACGCGGTCGGCACCTTGAGTGGCGACATCGTGCGCTTCAATGCGGATTTCACCGCCTTTCATACCTGGCCGACCGGGACGGCACCGGTGATCGCGCTGGGAGTCGACCGTGAAAACCATCTGTGGGCCGCGACCGAGGCCGACATCGTGCGCCTTTCGCTGTCCGCCGCCTGGTCCCTGATCGACCGCAGCCACGGCTTGCGCGGGCCGGTGACGCATGCCGCCGAGCACGACGGGCGCCTTTATGTCGCCACCTCGGTGGGCCTGCACGGCGCCATGCGCGAGGCCTCGGGGGGTACCCGCCTGGAGGTCGTCGGGCTCGCGCAAACCGAGGTGAACCATCTGCTGTCGACCCCGGCCGGCATGCTGGTTGCCGCACGCGAGGGGGTGTACCTCTGGCGCGACAAGGTGTTGCGCGCAGTCACCAGCGAGACCTTGGCGTGGCGCCTGGTGCCGTCCAAAGTGGTCCCGGACCGGATCTATGTGGTCGAGGACGCCGGGATGCGCGTGCTTGATCGCCAGGGCGACGCCTTCATTCCCGGCCAGCGTTTCAGCGACCCCTCCTTCCGCTTCGACGAGATCGCGGAGGAACCCGACGGATCGCTGTGGATCGATCGTCTGCTGGCGGACCCGGTGCGCCTGGCAATGCAGGCGGATGGGCGTACGCTGGGCGAGCCGGAGCCATTCGACCTCGGCGGCCGGCGCAAGCCGGATGAAAGTGCGGCAGTGCTCAAGCTCGATGGCAAGGTCATGGTGGCGGCCGAGGCGATGCTGCTTGCCTGGGACGGGCGGGCACTCGTGCCGCAGCCCGATCATGCATTGGTCAAGGCCGGTCTTGCCCCAACGGCGGACCTGCGGGTGCGCACCTGTGGCGATGGCAGTGTGTTCGCCTTCAACGGTCGCCGGTTGCTGCGCCGTGACGCGAACCCGGCGCAACCCTTCGTCGAGCTCAAGCCGATGGATGGCGGGACCCGCGGGATCATCGATCTTTCTTGCGGGGGCATCGACGGACGCGCCTGGATCGGCACCTGGAGTGGCGTGGTGCGTTTCGACCCGCGTGCCCCGCGCGCCGAGCCTGCGCGCGCAGGGCCCACGATGGAGCGCGTCAGCCTGGAACTGGCCGACGGCAGTACGCGAATGCTGCCACTGCAGCCCGCCGCCAGCGAACTCCCGCTTTTCCGCCAGTTGCGATTCGAATACGCCAGCCCGACGATCTCCGGAACCCTGCGCTACCAGTCGCGCCTGGAAGGCCAGGAATCGCAGTGGGTCGAGAGCGGCGCCGAGGGCCGCCGAGAGTTCAGCGCGCTGCCACCCGGGGACTACGAGTTTCAGGCGCGCGTGCTCGATGAGGCGGGTGTCGCCGGGCCGGTCCTGAGCTACCCGGTCCGGGTTGCCGCGGCCTGGTACCAGACGCCGTGGGCGCTGCTGGGTGCGGTGGCGCTACTGGTCATCGTGTTCATGCTGCTGTTGCGTTGGCGCTCGCGCACCCTGGAACGGCGCAACGAAGAACTGGAGGCTCAGGTCTCCGAGCGCACCGAGGCACTCGCGCAGCGCACCAATGAGCTGGAACTGGCCAACCGCCGGCTGTCCGAGCTGGCCGATGTCGACGGCCTGACCGGCGTGGCCAACCGGCGCAAGCTCGAATTCGAGATGGATGGCGCCTGGGCTGCGTCCAGGGCCGCCGATGCGCACCTGGCGTTGCTGCTGATCGACGTCGATCACTTCAAGCAGTTCAACGATACCTATGGCCACCTGGTTGGCGACGAGCGCCTGCGCGCCATTGCCGAGCGGCTGTCGGGCTGGGTGGGGCCGGGTGAACTCCTGGCGCGTTACGGCGGCGAGGAATTCGTGCTGCTGATGCCCGGCTCGTCGGTGGACGTCGCGCGCGAACGCGCCGAGGCGATCCGCCGCGACGCCCGCCATGTCGGCCGCGACGGCGAGCGCAGCAGCGTGTCGATCGGCGTCGCCGAACGGCTGAAGCACAAACCCGGCGACACGGCCCAGTTGTTCGAGTTCGCCGACCTCGCCTTGTACCGCGCCAAGAACGCGGGGCGCGACCGGGTCGAGGTCTATACGGACTAG
- a CDS encoding trypsin-like peptidase domain-containing protein translates to MFLFRLWLGLMLCIPLAAAEEWTTEDVYTRHQDSVVQVRIIDARGGAKRSIGSGFMVSDDGRLVTNFHVVADFVHHPDDHRAEWHGSDGSSGALELLDVDVVHDLAVMQSRDLAGRKFLAVESNLPKMGERIFSLGFPYDLGLTIVEGTYNGLLEKSLYERIHLTASINPGMSGGPAIDRNGNVIGVNVATAGNQVSFLVPARHVIDLLLRDEAATRGELMDRIGAQLRGNQARYLGELMQAPFATVSLGGYQVPAAIARFVSCWSQTEQDQERLFDHTELSCQSEDDVFLSGDLTTGAIRYEHELRSARRIGLLRFWTQMEHSFASFYGELGGDRSTVTDFQCHSDFLDESGIKRKLVLCVRRYREFEGLYDLVQRQVTLDDNLRSLQSTLILTGVDREQGMRFARRFVDGIRWERP, encoded by the coding sequence ATGTTCCTGTTTCGCCTGTGGCTCGGCCTGATGCTGTGCATTCCATTGGCAGCTGCCGAGGAATGGACCACCGAGGACGTCTATACCCGGCACCAGGACAGCGTCGTCCAGGTGCGCATCATCGATGCGCGCGGCGGGGCCAAGCGATCCATCGGCTCGGGCTTCATGGTCAGTGACGACGGGCGCCTGGTGACCAATTTCCACGTGGTCGCGGACTTCGTTCACCACCCGGACGACCACCGCGCCGAGTGGCACGGCAGCGACGGCAGCAGCGGCGCACTGGAACTGCTCGATGTCGATGTGGTGCACGATCTCGCCGTCATGCAGTCGCGCGATCTTGCCGGACGCAAGTTCCTCGCTGTCGAGAGCAACCTGCCGAAGATGGGTGAGCGCATCTTTTCGCTCGGCTTCCCCTACGACCTGGGGCTCACCATCGTCGAGGGCACCTACAACGGCCTGCTGGAGAAGTCGCTGTACGAGCGCATCCACCTGACCGCATCGATCAACCCGGGCATGAGCGGCGGGCCTGCCATCGACCGCAACGGCAATGTGATTGGCGTGAATGTCGCAACCGCCGGCAACCAGGTCAGCTTCCTGGTGCCCGCGCGGCATGTCATCGACCTGCTGCTGCGCGACGAAGCCGCCACACGTGGCGAACTGATGGACCGGATCGGGGCGCAGCTGCGCGGGAACCAGGCGCGCTATCTCGGCGAGCTGATGCAGGCGCCATTCGCCACGGTCTCGCTCGGCGGATACCAGGTGCCCGCGGCGATCGCGCGCTTCGTCAGCTGCTGGAGCCAGACCGAGCAGGATCAGGAGCGCCTGTTTGACCACACCGAACTCAGCTGCCAGAGCGAGGACGACGTGTTCCTGTCGGGCGACCTGACCACCGGCGCCATCCGCTACGAACATGAGCTGCGCAGTGCCCGCAGGATCGGGCTGCTGCGCTTCTGGACCCAGATGGAGCACAGCTTCGCCAGCTTCTACGGCGAGCTTGGCGGCGACCGCAGCACGGTCACCGATTTCCAGTGCCACAGCGATTTCCTCGACGAGTCCGGGATCAAACGCAAGCTGGTGCTGTGCGTGCGGCGCTACCGCGAGTTCGAGGGCCTTTACGACCTGGTGCAACGGCAAGTCACCCTGGACGACAACCTGCGCTCGCTGCAATCGACCCTGATCCTGACCGGAGTCGACCGCGAACAGGGGATGCGCTTCGCGCGTCGCTTCGTCGACGGCATCCGCTGGGAGCGGCCATGA
- a CDS encoding FHA domain-containing protein yields MSFRGVLEVVDRSGHVQSRTRIEALPFRIGRALDSDLVIDDPYVCPHHAEIRGEDTLEWVDAASLNGSFTGGARERVERIPLTGAAEIRLGHTHLRFRPADEALPATLPDPLAGSRWLGLDRIRFAAAAFGGSLVAVLVEQIIGSSQSLRAGVLLGSAAPALIVLALWALAWSLVNRVVAHRFHYFGHLAIAGFGVIAGSLLDTIGGYAAFAMASDQLLSAYSSLSGALLAAAVVFGHLRLISRGSAGRLVLPAALVGAAILSLGLLPGAGDDQFSSEPSFAGKLKPPFAALRTGRSAEQYYTDAQSVFDAADEAAAEADAER; encoded by the coding sequence ATGAGCTTCCGCGGAGTCCTTGAGGTCGTCGATCGCAGCGGGCATGTGCAGTCGCGCACGCGGATCGAGGCGCTGCCCTTCCGCATCGGGCGCGCGCTCGACAGCGATCTGGTCATCGACGATCCCTACGTCTGTCCGCATCACGCCGAGATCCGCGGCGAGGACACCCTCGAATGGGTGGATGCTGCCAGCCTCAATGGCAGCTTCACCGGGGGTGCGCGCGAGCGGGTGGAGCGCATCCCGCTGACCGGCGCCGCCGAGATCCGCCTGGGTCATACGCACTTGCGCTTCCGGCCGGCGGATGAAGCACTGCCGGCCACCCTGCCCGATCCGCTCGCCGGCTCCCGCTGGCTGGGGCTGGACCGCATTCGCTTCGCCGCCGCTGCCTTCGGTGGCAGCCTGGTGGCGGTGCTGGTCGAACAGATCATCGGCAGCAGCCAGTCCCTGCGCGCCGGCGTGCTGCTCGGCTCGGCGGCCCCGGCACTGATCGTGCTGGCGCTGTGGGCGCTGGCCTGGAGCCTGGTCAACCGCGTGGTCGCGCATCGCTTCCACTATTTCGGGCACCTGGCCATCGCTGGATTCGGAGTGATCGCCGGCAGCCTGCTGGATACCATTGGCGGCTACGCCGCGTTTGCGATGGCGAGCGACCAACTGTTGTCTGCCTACTCCAGCCTCAGTGGCGCACTGCTGGCGGCGGCGGTGGTATTCGGCCATCTGCGGCTGATCTCGCGCGGCAGTGCGGGGCGGCTGGTGCTGCCCGCCGCGCTGGTGGGCGCGGCGATCCTGTCCCTGGGACTGCTGCCCGGCGCCGGCGACGACCAGTTCAGCAGCGAGCCGAGTTTCGCCGGCAAGCTGAAACCACCGTTCGCCGCGCTACGCACCGGCCGCTCGGCCGAGCAGTACTACACCGACGCACAGAGCGTGTTCGACGCCGCGGACGAGGCGGCGGCCGAGGCCGACGCGGAACGCTGA
- a CDS encoding cytochrome c oxidase subunit 3: protein MAAQSSGAYYVPHGSKWPIIGSVALFLLLGGSASLVNGDSSFGMAKFAIGFALLMVMLFGWFGTVIKESISGMYNAQVDVSFRMGMVWFIFSEVMFFAAFFGALFYVRMFSVPWLGGEGDGFSTNALLHPGFEAVWPTNGPGAVGGAFETIPAWGLPLLNTLILLTSGFTITMAHWALKVGQRKALVWWMWATVALGCLFLYFQAVEYIHAYHELGLTLGSGVYGSTFFMLTGFHGMHVTLGTIMLIIITLRCMSGHFTKDNHFAFEAVAWYWHFVDVVWLGLFVFVYVL from the coding sequence ATGGCCGCACAAAGCTCCGGCGCCTATTACGTACCTCATGGCAGCAAGTGGCCGATCATCGGATCGGTCGCGCTGTTCCTGCTGCTCGGCGGCTCGGCGTCGCTGGTCAACGGGGACTCCAGCTTCGGCATGGCCAAGTTCGCCATCGGCTTCGCCCTGCTCATGGTGATGCTGTTCGGCTGGTTCGGCACGGTGATCAAGGAGAGCATCAGCGGGATGTACAACGCCCAGGTGGACGTTTCCTTCCGCATGGGCATGGTGTGGTTCATCTTCTCCGAGGTGATGTTCTTCGCCGCCTTCTTCGGCGCGCTGTTCTACGTCCGCATGTTCTCGGTGCCGTGGCTGGGCGGCGAGGGCGATGGCTTCTCCACCAATGCGTTGCTGCATCCGGGCTTTGAGGCGGTGTGGCCGACCAACGGCCCCGGCGCTGTCGGCGGAGCCTTCGAGACCATCCCGGCCTGGGGCCTGCCGCTGCTCAACACGCTGATCCTGCTGACCTCCGGCTTCACCATCACGATGGCCCATTGGGCGTTGAAGGTGGGCCAGCGCAAGGCACTCGTCTGGTGGATGTGGGCGACGGTGGCGCTGGGCTGCCTGTTCCTCTACTTCCAGGCGGTCGAGTACATCCACGCCTACCACGAACTCGGCCTGACCCTGGGATCGGGCGTCTACGGCAGCACCTTCTTCATGCTGACCGGCTTCCACGGCATGCACGTGACGCTCGGCACGATCATGCTGATCATCATCACGCTGCGCTGCATGTCCGGCCACTTCACCAAGGACAATCACTTCGCTTTCGAGGCGGTGGCCTGGTACTGGCACTTCGTCGACGTGGTCTGGCTCGGCCTGTTCGTGTTCGTCTACGTGCTCTGA
- a CDS encoding cytochrome c oxidase assembly protein yields MSAAPRDHRGLVKRILWACGGSFLFCFALIPLYSIYCEITGVNGKTGVASVPDAAAVDLSRTVEVQFDASVKAGLPWAFKPKASSIRVHPGQVTEVLFEATNLGGDDLVGQAVPSVAPNRASIYFNKTECFCFTEQTLKAGETRDMPVRFVVDPALPGNVTVMTLSYTFYLNDIATGRLAQHAALPNNPGS; encoded by the coding sequence ATGAGCGCGGCGCCACGGGATCATCGCGGACTGGTCAAGCGCATCCTCTGGGCTTGCGGCGGGTCGTTCCTGTTCTGCTTCGCGCTGATCCCGCTGTATTCGATTTATTGCGAGATCACCGGCGTCAACGGCAAGACCGGCGTGGCCAGCGTGCCGGACGCCGCCGCGGTCGATCTCTCGCGCACCGTCGAGGTCCAGTTCGACGCGTCGGTGAAAGCTGGTTTGCCCTGGGCGTTCAAGCCCAAGGCGAGCAGCATCCGGGTCCACCCCGGGCAGGTGACCGAGGTGCTGTTCGAGGCGACCAACCTCGGCGGCGACGACCTGGTCGGCCAGGCCGTGCCCAGCGTGGCGCCCAACCGTGCGTCCATCTACTTCAACAAGACCGAGTGCTTCTGCTTCACCGAGCAGACCCTGAAGGCGGGTGAGACGCGCGACATGCCGGTGCGCTTCGTGGTGGACCCGGCGCTGCCGGGCAATGTCACCGTGATGACGCTTTCCTACACTTTCTATCTCAATGACATCGCCACCGGACGTCTGGCGCAGCATGCCGCGCTGCCCAATAATCCGGGCTCATGA
- the ctaD gene encoding cytochrome c oxidase subunit I — protein sequence MAHHGDQTHDTHAGHDDHDHKPSGFFDRWFCGTNHKDIGTLYLVFSLVMFFIGGAMALVIRAELFQPGMQLVEPDFFNSMTTMHALVMIFGAVMPAFVGLANWMVPMMIGAPDMALPRMNNWSFWIMPFAFMLLLSTLFMEGGGPAGGWTLYPPLSLQGGNNVAFVIFAVHMMGISSIMGAINIIATILNMRAPGMDLLKMPVFVWTWLITAFLLIAVMPVLAGSVTMLLTDKYFGTSFFNAAGGGDPVMFQHIFWFFGHPEVYIMILPAFGVASEIIPTFARKPLFGYQAMVYATASIAFLSFIVWAHHMFTVGMPLGGKIFFMYATMLIAIPTGVKVFNWVATMWRGSMTFETPMLFAIGFVILFTIGGFSGLMLAIVPADFQYHDTYFVVAHFHYVLVTGAIFSIIAAVYYWLPKWTGRMYNETLGKAHFWLSTITVNILFFPQHFLGLAGMPRRIPDYNVAFADFNMISSIGGFAFGLTQLLFAWIVIDTCLLKRGQKASGGVWEGAKGLEWTLPSPAPYHSFATPPKIDDKMLAHGDVSH from the coding sequence ATGGCCCACCACGGCGATCAGACCCACGACACCCACGCGGGTCATGACGATCATGACCACAAGCCCAGCGGCTTCTTCGATCGCTGGTTCTGCGGCACCAACCACAAGGACATCGGTACCTTGTACCTGGTGTTCTCGCTGGTGATGTTCTTCATCGGCGGCGCGATGGCCCTGGTCATCCGCGCCGAGCTGTTCCAGCCCGGCATGCAACTGGTCGAGCCGGACTTCTTCAACTCGATGACCACGATGCACGCGCTGGTGATGATCTTCGGCGCGGTGATGCCGGCCTTCGTCGGCCTGGCCAACTGGATGGTTCCGATGATGATCGGCGCGCCCGACATGGCGCTGCCGCGCATGAACAACTGGTCCTTCTGGATCATGCCGTTCGCGTTCATGCTGCTGCTGTCCACCCTGTTCATGGAAGGCGGCGGCCCGGCGGGCGGCTGGACCCTGTATCCGCCGCTGTCGCTGCAGGGCGGCAACAACGTGGCCTTCGTGATCTTCGCGGTGCACATGATGGGCATCAGCTCGATCATGGGCGCGATCAACATCATCGCCACCATCCTCAACATGCGCGCGCCGGGCATGGACCTGCTGAAGATGCCGGTGTTCGTGTGGACCTGGCTGATCACCGCCTTCCTGCTGATCGCGGTGATGCCGGTGCTGGCGGGCTCGGTCACCATGCTGCTGACCGACAAGTACTTCGGCACCAGCTTCTTCAATGCGGCCGGCGGCGGCGACCCGGTGATGTTCCAGCACATCTTCTGGTTCTTCGGCCACCCCGAGGTCTACATCATGATCCTGCCGGCCTTCGGCGTGGCTTCGGAGATCATCCCGACCTTCGCGCGCAAGCCGCTGTTCGGCTACCAGGCGATGGTCTACGCCACCGCCTCGATCGCCTTCCTGTCCTTCATCGTGTGGGCGCACCACATGTTCACCGTCGGCATGCCGCTTGGCGGGAAGATCTTCTTCATGTACGCGACGATGCTGATCGCGATCCCGACCGGCGTGAAGGTGTTCAACTGGGTGGCGACCATGTGGCGCGGCTCGATGACCTTCGAGACGCCGATGCTGTTCGCGATCGGCTTCGTGATCCTGTTCACCATCGGCGGCTTCTCCGGCCTGATGCTGGCCATCGTGCCGGCGGACTTCCAGTACCACGACACCTACTTCGTGGTCGCGCACTTCCACTACGTGCTGGTCACCGGCGCGATCTTCTCGATCATCGCCGCGGTCTACTACTGGCTGCCGAAGTGGACCGGCCGGATGTACAACGAGACGCTCGGCAAGGCCCACTTCTGGCTGTCGACGATCACCGTCAACATCCTGTTCTTCCCGCAGCACTTCCTGGGCCTGGCCGGCATGCCGCGCCGCATCCCGGACTACAACGTGGCCTTCGCCGACTTCAACATGATCTCGTCGATCGGCGGTTTCGCCTTCGGCCTGACCCAGCTGCTGTTTGCCTGGATCGTCATCGACACCTGCCTGCTCAAGCGCGGCCAGAAGGCCAGCGGTGGCGTGTGGGAAGGCGCCAAGGGCCTGGAATGGACGCTGCCGTCGCCGGCGCCGTACCACTCGTTCGCCACGCCGCCGAAGATCGACGACAAGATGCTGGCCCATGGTGATGTGAGCCACTGA